One Vulcanisaeta thermophila DNA segment encodes these proteins:
- a CDS encoding transcriptional regulator produces the protein MSEVWMKIRRPEILIIITLFRAGGKGVREMHIVDLLMSCGISKSTLKQSLGTLKELGLVEEGMIKDRKPRTVVRLTEKGRRVAEKFVDIEELLK, from the coding sequence ATGTCAGAGGTGTGGATGAAGATTAGGAGGCCCGAAATCCTCATAATAATTACATTATTCAGGGCTGGGGGTAAGGGTGTGAGGGAAATGCACATAGTGGATTTACTAATGAGTTGCGGCATCAGCAAGTCCACACTGAAGCAATCCCTAGGCACACTAAAGGAGCTTGGGCTGGTGGAGGAGGGTATGATTAAGGATAGAAAGCCAAGGACCGTGGTGAGGCTCACGGAGAAGGGTAGGAGGGTTGCTGAGAAATTCGTGGATATTGAGGAGTTGCTTAAATGA
- a CDS encoding diphthine--ammonia ligase, translated as MRVCALFSGGKDSTYAVHWALLKGFEVMCLITLKPARSDSWMFHYPNVQFTKLQSEALGIPILYQETSGVRDLELNDMRTALMRARELFGIDGVVTGALLSDYQRINMSLVARDVGLRIYSPLWRKDQDKYLVDLYMQGFRFILTSINVMGIPRSMLGRELNLDDIRELIRRAHRYGFNPALEGGEGETYVVDAPLFRGRIVIEDGYVTQDSPYSWTYVIRSARVVPKGEASWASVVP; from the coding sequence GTGAGGGTTTGCGCTTTATTCTCGGGGGGTAAGGACTCCACGTACGCGGTGCACTGGGCGTTGCTCAAGGGTTTCGAGGTTATGTGCCTAATAACGCTTAAGCCTGCACGGTCAGACTCATGGATGTTTCACTACCCAAATGTTCAATTCACCAAGCTACAGTCGGAGGCCCTGGGGATACCCATTCTGTACCAGGAGACGAGTGGTGTTAGGGATTTGGAGCTCAATGACATGAGGACGGCCCTAATGAGGGCTAGGGAGTTGTTTGGCATTGATGGTGTGGTGACGGGCGCCCTGTTATCGGATTACCAGAGGATTAACATGAGTCTGGTGGCGAGGGATGTGGGCCTTAGGATATACTCACCCCTGTGGCGTAAGGATCAGGATAAGTACCTAGTGGATCTTTACATGCAGGGTTTTAGGTTCATACTGACCTCGATAAATGTCATGGGTATACCAAGGAGCATGCTTGGTAGGGAGTTGAACCTGGATGACATTAGGGAGTTGATTAGGAGGGCTCATAGGTATGGTTTTAACCCTGCCCTGGAGGGTGGTGAGGGTGAGACCTACGTGGTCGATGCCCCATTGTTTAGGGGTAGGATTGTCATTGAGGATGGCTATGTAACCCAGGACTCACCCTACTCCTGGACCTACGTGATTAGGAGCGCCAGGGTCGTACCGAAAGGTGAGGCTTCATGGGCCTCGGTGGTTCCATGA